The sequence CCCACAGCCTCCTGACTGCCAAGGCGGCGCGACGACACGCGGCCGGGCTCAGTCGATGATGTGATATCCGCCGTCGATGTAGAGCACGCCGCCGGTGATCAGCTTGGCGCCGTCGAGCGCCAGAAAGGCCGTGGCGTTGCCGACGTCGTCGATGCTGACGAGACTACGCGACGGAGCCTTCGACTGCGCCTTGTCCATGAGCTCGTCGAATTCGGGAATGCCTGACGCGGCGCGCGTCGCCAGCGGGCCCGGCGAGATCGCGTGAACGCGGATGCCCTTCGGACCGAGCTCGGCCGCGATGTAGCGGACCGACGCCTCGAGCGCGGCCTTGGCCACGCCCATGACGTTGTAGTTCTCCACCACCATCTGGCTGCCGTAATAGGTCATGGTGAACAGAGTGCCGCCGTTCTTCATGAGCGGCTCGGCGAGATGGGCCATGCGCATGAACGACCAGCACGAGACATCCATGGTCTTGAGGAAACCGTCGCGACCGACATCGACGACGCGGCCGTGCAATGCCTCCTTGGGCGAGAAGGCGATGGAATGAAGCAGGAAGTCGAGCTGGCCCCACTCGGCGGCGATGCGCTCGAACACCGCTTCGGTCTGTCCTTCGACCATCACGTCCAGCGGCATGAAGATCGGCGCCTGCAGCGCCTGCGCCAAGGGCTCGACATGCTTCTTGGCGCGATCGTTCAGGTAGGTGACGGCGAGATCGGCGCCGAGCGCACGAAACGCCCGCGCACAGCCCCAGGCGATGGACTGGTCATTGGCGATGCCGACGATCAGGCCCTTCTTTCCCTTCAGGGCCACCTTGCTGTCCGGGAATACTGGGATCATGACACCCTCACAGATTGTGTGTTTTGCGACGAGCCGTTCACCAGCATCGCCAGCGTGTGCTGCGCAATCATCAACTCCTCGTCGGTCGGGACGACATAGACGGGGATGCGGCTGTCGGCATGCGAGATCAGCCGCGCGTGGCGGGCGTTCTCGCCGGCATCGAGCACGGCGCCGAGCCATTCCAGCTTCGCCGCGACACGCGCGCGGATCGATGCCGAGTTCTCGCCGATGCCGGCGGTGAAGACGAAGGCGTCCAGCCCCTGCAAGGCTGCAGCCAACATGCCGGCACTGAGCCCGATCCGATAGACGAAATAGTCGATCGCGAGCCTTGCATGGGCATCGGTGCTCGCCTCGAGCTCCCGCATGTCGTTGCTGACGCCGGACAGGCCCTTCAGTCCGCACTCGCGGTAGAGGAAGTCCTGCACCCTCGTGGCCGACATGCCCTTCTCGGAAATGAGATAGAGAACCACGCCTGGATCGATCTGCCCCGGCCGCGTTCCCATCGGCAGGCCATCGAGCGCCGTGAAGCCCATGGTGCTTTCGACGCTGCGCCCGTCCTTCAATGCGCACATCGAGGCACCACTGCCGAGATGGGCGACGATCACCCGTCCGCGGGCGATCTCGGGCGCGACATGGGGCAGCGTTCGGGCGATGTATTCATAGGACAGGCCGTGAAAGCCATAGCGCCGCACGCCTTCGGCATGAAGCTGGTGCGGAATGGCATAGTGGTCTGCGACCGCGTCGTGCGTGCGGTGGAAGGCGGTGTCGAAACAGGCCACCTGGAGCAATCCCGGGAAGCCAGCGAGGAGCGAGCGGATCGGCGCCAGGTTATGCGGTTGGTGCAGCGGCGCCAGGGAGACGAAGCGCTCAAGCCGGCACACGACGCCGTGGTCGATCACGACCGGCCGCGAATAGTCCGGACCGCCATGCACGACGCGGTGGCCGACCGCGATCGGCGTCACCCGAAGCTCGTTCCGCAACCAGTCGCCGGCGACAGCCATTGCCGCCGGCACATCCGGCACGGCCTCGATCGGATAGGCGCGATCGACCAATGGGCCGTTGCTCGTGCCGCCGGCCCGCAGACGCGGCCGGCTGCCGATGCCGTCGATCTGTCCCTTGATCTGCCGCCGAAGGGTGCCTTCGCCCTCGATCGAATAGACCTGAAACTTGACGCTGGAGGAGCCGGCATTGACGACGAGGATCGTATCCATGGCGTCACGCGGCCACTGTCGGCGCCTTCTGGCGCCGGGCGCGAGCATAGAGCGCGGCAACCGCGCAGGATGCCATGCGCGCGCGCGGAGAATCCGCCCGCGAGGTGAGCACCACCGGCACGCGGCCGCCGAGCACGATGCCCGCGCCGTCCGCCTTGGCGAAATAGGCGAGGTTCTTGGCCAGCATGTTCCCGGCCTCGAGGTCCGGAACAACCAGGATCTGTGCGCGGCCGGCGACCTCGGAGGTGATGCCCTTGATCCGCGCGGCGTCCGTGTCGATCGCATTGTCGAACGCCAGCGGGCCATCGAGGATGCCGCCGGTGATCTGGCCGCGATCGGCCATCTTGCAAAGCGCAGCGGCCTCGATCGTCGAGGGGATTTTCGAGGTCACGGTCTCGACCGCCGACAGGATCGCGACCCGCGGGGTCTTGCCGAAGCCGGCCTGGTTGTAGAGATCGATCGCATTCTGGATGATGTCGCGCTTGGCGTCGAGATCGGGGAAGATGTTGATCGCGGCATCCGTCACGAAGATGGTCTCGGCGTAGGCCGGCACGTCCATGACGAAGACGTGGCTGATCCGCCGGTCGGTGCGCAGACCGCCGACCTTGGCTGTGACGGCACGCATCAATTCGTCGGTGTGAAGGCTGCCTTTCATCAGCAGGTCGCCTTTGGCGGCGTGGATGAGCTCGACGCCCTTGGCCGCGGCTTCGTCGCTATGCGCGGCATCGACAATCTCGAATCCGGACACGTCGAGACCGAATTTCGCGGCCGTATCCCTGATCTTCCGCTCGGGCCCGACAAGTATCGGCCGGATGATGCCGGCGCTCGCACTGTCGACGGCGCCGCGCAACGAGGTCTCGTCGCAGGGGTGGACGACGATGGTCGGCAGGGGCGCGCCCGCCTTCGCCGCCGCGATCAGGCGGTCGTATTTGCTGCCGGAATGGGCTCCCGTCGTGTCGGCCGACATCATGTCACTCCCGCCAATCCGCGTTACGACGCTCTTGCCTTTGAATCGAAAGGGGCGACGTTCGACGTCAGCTCTCCCTCTCCGTCCAGGCCAAAAAGCCCGGCGACCTGCTTCAGACGATGCGCGCGCTCGCCGGTGATGTCCTCGCTCGCCGACAGCACCTCGCGCATCGCGGCGAAGGCTGCGCGCCGCTGGCTCATGTCGTCGGGCAGCATTTTCGGGATCGCAGCCAGCGCGCCGTCGCGATCGAGCAGCAGCATGAAGAACTGCTCGCGGACCAGCATCTTGAATTCGGCCAGCGTCATCCGGGGGCCGGCATGGTCCCGCCGCACCTGCCGGAGCGCCTCGATGCTGCGTTCGTCCACCATGCCGCGGGCGGAGCCGACATAGACCAGCGATCGGATCGCCGCTTCGCGAAGCCCGCCCTCGCCGATGCGCGATTTCAGCTCGGAGATTCGCCTCTCGAGCATCGCGCGATGCTCCGCCGACATCTCGCGGCGCTGCGAAGGCACGGAATTCGGATCGATCCCTACGGCCGCCTGAAGCAAGGGCGAACCGTAGACATTGAGGAAGATGGTCTCGCTCAGGGCCTCCTGCGCGTCGCGCCAGCTGTCGAGCGCATGGACAATCTGCTTCGACATCTGCTCCTGGATTGCCAGGAACGGATTGTCCTTCGAGACCGGCCTGCGGTTGTCCTCGACGCGATCGGCGGCCGCCTGGATGGTGGACATCCAGGGATTCTTGCTGCTGAAGGCCTCATATTGCATTCGCAGCGGATGCATGTTGCGCGCCCAGTCCGCCATTTGCGGGGCCACCATCTTCTTGACCCAGGGCTGGACGAACTTCTGATAGGCGGCCAGATTGAGTTCGGAGACGCGCTTGGCGGCGGCAAATCGCCTCTCATCCTCGGGCGAATTGCCTCCCATGCTGCGGATATCGTCGAGCGTGCGGGCCTCACAGCGCATCACCCATTGCCCGGCCGCGAGATCGGCATTGAGCGTCTCGTCGCCCCTCGCCTCGAACGTCGCCTCATAGAGCCCGGGCGGAAGCACGTCGATCAAATCGATGTTGCTCGAGAACTCGGCATGCTCTTTCTTGGCGACACCACCCGACACGAAGATGCCGAGATGGCCGATGCTCTCGTGAACGGTATAGACGATGGTCTGGCCATAGGCCCTGATCTCGTCGACATCGGCATAGCAGTCCAGGATCCAGTCAAGCGCCTGCTGAGGCGGCGTGACGTTGTCGCCCTTGGAGCAGAACACCACGATCGGCGAGCGGATATTGCGCAGGTCGACTTTCTGTCCGTCCGACATCTCGATGCGGCCCGCGGCGAGATTGTTGCCGATGAAGAGCTCGTCGACGATGAACTGGATCTCCTCGGCATTGAGGTTGACGTGGCCGCCCCACCAGCGCTCGAAATCCAGATAGCGTTCGGCTTCGCTGTCGACCTTGGAATAGACGTTGTACTGCTTGGTCCAGAGCGTGTTGGACGGATTCTGGTTCTCGAAGTTCTGCACCAGCCAGGCGCCGTCGAACTTGCCGGCGCCGAGGTCGCTCGTCAGCGCCGTCAGCCAGCTTCCGCCCAAAAGGCCACCGGAATAGCGCATCGGATACTGGCCATGCACGCCGGCCCAATAAGCCAGCGGCGCGCCGGCGATGATCAGGGGCCCGAACAGCTCCGGCCGCAGCGATGCCAGGATCATGACGGCCCAGCCGGCCTGGCAATTGCCGATCACGCAGGGCTTGCCGTCGGCTTCGGGATGACGGCCGATGACGGTCTCGATGAACTTCGCTTCCGCGCGCGCGATGCGCTCGATGGTCTGGCCCGGCACGGGCTCGGGCAGGAAGCCAATGAAATAGCAGGGATGCCCCGCCTTCATCGCGACGCCGATCTCGCTGTCTGCTTTGAAGCCGCCAATGCCCGGCCCGTGGCCGGCACGCGGATCGACCACCACGAACGGCCGCCGGCTCATGTCGATCTCGACATCCTTGGGCGGAATGATGCGCACCAGCGCGTAGTTGACCGGCTCCTCCAGCGTGCGACCGTCGACGATCAACTCGGCAGCATATTGCAGCACGTGCGGCGCGACCTGCGCGACATGCTCGCGATACTGGTCGCCGCGCTGACGCATGATGTCCAGAAACAGCACACTGCGCTGCCCCGCATCGACCATGTATTCGACGGCGGACGCCACAAGGCCCGACATCGGGCCGTCCGGTAGCTTCAGATTTTCCATCGCCATGTTCGACCTCGTCGTCGCGTCCGGCCATTCAAGGAGCGTGCGGATTGCCGACGTTGATTTAGGTCAACGGTCAGCGACGGAGTGCGAGGTTCCCTGCGGAAGCCTGACGACCTGCCTTTCGCGGCAGACTTGATCTTGTTCAGGCGCAAGTTCCGGCAAATGGCTGAACGGAGAAAGGCGCACGCTCATGGGGACTCCAGCAAGTTTCACTTGCCGGGAGACGCTACGTGACGGCACCGCGATCGAGATCCGGGCACAGCGGCCGGAGGACGAGGTCGGCATGCTCGCCGCGCTGGACCAAGCCAGCATGCAAACACGCCAGCGTCGCTTCTTCGCACCGAAGCGTCATTTCTCGGATCGCGAGCGCGCCTATTTCATGGAGATCGACTTCGAGAATCACGTGGCGCTGGTTGCCTGCGCGGAGGATGCGGGCCGCAACGTCATCATTGGCGGAGGCCGCTACGTCGTCGCGACGCCCGGCTGCGCAGAGATGGCCTTTGTCGTTGTCGATGCCTGGCAGGGACGTGGCGTCGGCACGCTGCTGGCACAACATCTCATCGCGCTCGCGCGCGAGGCCGGGCTGACTGAACTGACGGCGGAGGTCACGTCGGACAATACGGCCATGCGTCGCGTCTTCGAGAGGCTCGGCTTCGGCCCTGCGGCGACGCGAGACCCTCAAACGGTTCATCTGGTGTTGAAGCTGACCTGATTACCCCGGACTGGATTTCCACCGTTCCCTTGATCTTGATCAAGGGTTCGCCAGCCCGCCCGTGGGTCAGTCGACACCATCGCTGCAAAGACGGAGGTCGTCATGACGTGGGGTATGTTCGGTAAGCTGTTTGCTGCGACCATCGTGGTCGGCGCAGGCCTGTCCGTCTCGATCGGCGGATCATCCAGCCAGGGACCATCGCTGACCTTCAGCCAGGCAGATGCACGGGTCGGACGTCCCCTGACTCCCGTGTCGGTTGCCGGCGTCGCACGCCGGACCACCAGGCGCGCGGTCGTCGGGACCGCGGCCGTCGGCGCTGCGGCCGCAGGCACGGCATGCGTTCGCGTGCTGGTCAACGGGACGTATGTCTGCCGCTGACCATCGTTGAAACGGACACGAGGAAGCTGAATTCTGCGGATGATCTGCATCCGCAGGACAGGCTGCACGTCATCCGAG is a genomic window of Bradyrhizobium sp. CB1717 containing:
- the fabI gene encoding enoyl-ACP reductase FabI, whose product is MIPVFPDSKVALKGKKGLIVGIANDQSIAWGCARAFRALGADLAVTYLNDRAKKHVEPLAQALQAPIFMPLDVMVEGQTEAVFERIAAEWGQLDFLLHSIAFSPKEALHGRVVDVGRDGFLKTMDVSCWSFMRMAHLAEPLMKNGGTLFTMTYYGSQMVVENYNVMGVAKAALEASVRYIAAELGPKGIRVHAISPGPLATRAASGIPEFDELMDKAQSKAPSRSLVSIDDVGNATAFLALDGAKLITGGVLYIDGGYHIID
- a CDS encoding acetate/propionate family kinase; its protein translation is MDTILVVNAGSSSVKFQVYSIEGEGTLRRQIKGQIDGIGSRPRLRAGGTSNGPLVDRAYPIEAVPDVPAAMAVAGDWLRNELRVTPIAVGHRVVHGGPDYSRPVVIDHGVVCRLERFVSLAPLHQPHNLAPIRSLLAGFPGLLQVACFDTAFHRTHDAVADHYAIPHQLHAEGVRRYGFHGLSYEYIARTLPHVAPEIARGRVIVAHLGSGASMCALKDGRSVESTMGFTALDGLPMGTRPGQIDPGVVLYLISEKGMSATRVQDFLYRECGLKGLSGVSNDMRELEASTDAHARLAIDYFVYRIGLSAGMLAAALQGLDAFVFTAGIGENSASIRARVAAKLEWLGAVLDAGENARHARLISHADSRIPVYVVPTDEELMIAQHTLAMLVNGSSQNTQSVRVS
- a CDS encoding phosphate acetyltransferase, which codes for MSADTTGAHSGSKYDRLIAAAKAGAPLPTIVVHPCDETSLRGAVDSASAGIIRPILVGPERKIRDTAAKFGLDVSGFEIVDAAHSDEAAAKGVELIHAAKGDLLMKGSLHTDELMRAVTAKVGGLRTDRRISHVFVMDVPAYAETIFVTDAAINIFPDLDAKRDIIQNAIDLYNQAGFGKTPRVAILSAVETVTSKIPSTIEAAALCKMADRGQITGGILDGPLAFDNAIDTDAARIKGITSEVAGRAQILVVPDLEAGNMLAKNLAYFAKADGAGIVLGGRVPVVLTSRADSPRARMASCAVAALYARARRQKAPTVAA
- a CDS encoding DUF3141 domain-containing protein; the encoded protein is MAMENLKLPDGPMSGLVASAVEYMVDAGQRSVLFLDIMRQRGDQYREHVAQVAPHVLQYAAELIVDGRTLEEPVNYALVRIIPPKDVEIDMSRRPFVVVDPRAGHGPGIGGFKADSEIGVAMKAGHPCYFIGFLPEPVPGQTIERIARAEAKFIETVIGRHPEADGKPCVIGNCQAGWAVMILASLRPELFGPLIIAGAPLAYWAGVHGQYPMRYSGGLLGGSWLTALTSDLGAGKFDGAWLVQNFENQNPSNTLWTKQYNVYSKVDSEAERYLDFERWWGGHVNLNAEEIQFIVDELFIGNNLAAGRIEMSDGQKVDLRNIRSPIVVFCSKGDNVTPPQQALDWILDCYADVDEIRAYGQTIVYTVHESIGHLGIFVSGGVAKKEHAEFSSNIDLIDVLPPGLYEATFEARGDETLNADLAAGQWVMRCEARTLDDIRSMGGNSPEDERRFAAAKRVSELNLAAYQKFVQPWVKKMVAPQMADWARNMHPLRMQYEAFSSKNPWMSTIQAAADRVEDNRRPVSKDNPFLAIQEQMSKQIVHALDSWRDAQEALSETIFLNVYGSPLLQAAVGIDPNSVPSQRREMSAEHRAMLERRISELKSRIGEGGLREAAIRSLVYVGSARGMVDERSIEALRQVRRDHAGPRMTLAEFKMLVREQFFMLLLDRDGALAAIPKMLPDDMSQRRAAFAAMREVLSASEDITGERAHRLKQVAGLFGLDGEGELTSNVAPFDSKARAS
- a CDS encoding GNAT family N-acetyltransferase; translation: MLAALDQASMQTRQRRFFAPKRHFSDRERAYFMEIDFENHVALVACAEDAGRNVIIGGGRYVVATPGCAEMAFVVVDAWQGRGVGTLLAQHLIALAREAGLTELTAEVTSDNTAMRRVFERLGFGPAATRDPQTVHLVLKLT